The nucleotide sequence GCTGGGCGGGCGTCCCCTCGGCCAGGGCGAGGCAGATCGACTCGCCGTGCTGGATGTGGAACCCCTCCTCGGCGCACACCCGCTGCAGGACGCGGGCGTAGGGGGCGTAGGAGGAGCCGAGCAGCGCCGCCTGGGAGATGACGGCCGCGCCGTCCACCAGCCAGCCGATGATGCCCGCGTCGGCCCAGGTGGGTGCGGGCATGTGGAAGACGTTGTGGAACTTGCACTCGCCGGTGAAGAGCTCCCCCACCAGCTCCTCCCGGCCCTTGCCCAGCGGCGCGGCCAGGTCCTCCGCCACCCGCAGGATGAGCTGGGCGTGGCCGACCTCGTCCTGGACCTTGGCCATCAGGCTCAGCTTGCGCGCGAGCGTGGGTGCGCGCGGCACCCATTCCTTCTCGGGCAGGGCGCCCATCAGCTCCGACAGGGCGTGCATCTGCATGAACCTGATCATGGTGGTGCGGTACTCCTCCGGCATCCAGTCGGTCGCCTCGACCTTGCCGCCGCCCTCGACGTGGGCCAGGAACTCGGCCCGCCGCTCGTCCGTGCGGTCCACCGCTATCCCT is from Symbiobacterium terraclitae and encodes:
- the paaA gene encoding 1,2-phenylacetyl-CoA epoxidase subunit PaaA; this translates as MDRTDERRAEFLAHVEGGGKVEATDWMPEEYRTTMIRFMQMHALSELMGALPEKEWVPRAPTLARKLSLMAKVQDEVGHAQLILRVAEDLAAPLGKGREELVGELFTGECKFHNVFHMPAPTWADAGIIGWLVDGAAVISQAALLGSSYAPYARVLQRVCAEEGFHIQHGESICLALAEGTPAQRQMLQEALERWWEALLLFFGPAETNSPSATILLKYRFRTKTNEELRQKFLTKYVPRIQALGLTIPDPALRYDEAAGRWIYTPPDWSKLKAIARNEGPLSQYRLGLRRLSYEQGRWVREALMAPAKQAV